Part of the Diabrotica virgifera virgifera chromosome 6, PGI_DIABVI_V3a genome, ctaatatCATAATCATATGCATCCATCTATTTATATATTGCTCTTTATTTGTCCAAAGTTAGACGTAGGCCTCCctcttatttttccactcttatCGCTTCAGTGTTAATGCTGTCCATCTGGTCCTGCGTATCTTTTTAGATCATccgaccatctcatctgtggtctgccATCTTCTCTTTTACGGTCCGAAGGTCTCCAGAGGGTTATCGCTTCATTCtatcttccgtctctttgtctgctgttatGTCCTGCAAATTTCCATTTTAGAGTAGCTGTATTTTTGTTTACGTCTTTCACTTTGGATTTATTTCTGATCcatgtatttttctttttatcaCTTAGCTTGATATCCAACATCTGCCTTTCCATTGCCCTTTGAGTCTTGGCCATCTTTTCCTTTGTGAAGATCCATGTCTGTGCTCcatatcgtcctattagaggcAAAACTCAATAACTACACTTTTAAAAAGTGGAAAAAAATCGAATTAAaggtacaaattgttttttaaatttacctgacttgaatattgaaatttttttaatgcaactttaaataataaataaaaacagataTTTTCAGCCATGTTTTGTCACAGGAACTATGATATAATCAATATTAGATCAATTTTTgtacttaatgagtttttccatgaacacaattattggatattgctatcctattagaggtaaaactcactaactacactttgtacttgatgagtttttccttgaacacaattattggatattgagaagttaatgaatttgTCTCCATTAAATTTCGATGACTTAACAACAAACAATCAAAAATAACagtctattatttaaaaaatgaacaataagtttcgttctttgaaataaatgcaattctttcggAATTTAcgacagccacaaaagtcgccTGCTTAATCGCAAAATGGATTATGTTACCTTTTATGTAAGCTATTACTGTTACAAAGAAATTTAACCTCATATTtctttaatcaatcgccgaacaGATAATGCATACAAATATAATGAACAGTTTCAGCGATACCATATAACACATCAGTATCCTGCTTAATAGTAGTTGCGCAAAATACATTATGTTAtctaatgtattgtttgaaagatcactaAGTACCCATTCGGCATtccagattgtaaggaaaaattcactaagtgcaataataagttttaatgagttttgccCTGACACCGGAATTCACAATAATGCACTTAGTGAATTGTACCATaaattatctcagcaattagAAGGGTTAGAGCCCCAGTTGACTTCTCCAGGGCAAGGCAGTACCCTATTGAattcaaattgatgaaaatgtcaaaatctcaaaaaagtgcacttactgagttttacctctaatagtaTGTATGTGCTAGTAGGACATATTGATCATATACTTTTATGGTTATTTGTGGTTGTTCAGGATATAGCTAATTTTTCCGAATGTCACCCGTGCGAGTCTTATTCTATGAATAATTTATTATATGAATAATCACATATAAGTTTGCCTCAAATAATAAGAAAACATTTTGTTAATAAcacgtttatttttaaatatatcttcAATAATTAAGAAAGCCTAATTTAGATCTAATCTAGCTTAAAGGAAACATTTTCTTAACCATGTCATTAACTCTAATTTCAGCCTTTCTTAGTTCAACCTTAACAATGGAAAGACGCTCACAACAAGCTTTATTATCAGGCTCTAACTGTAACAGTTTAGATAAAGCATCAAATGACCTTTCAAAGTCCCTGCAGTTTTCGTAAGCAACACCAAGTCTGTAAAGAGATTTCGCATTGTTAGGGTCATACGTTAATACCTTTTTGCCTAAAGGAATAACCTTTTCCCACATTTTATTTCTAAAATAACAACTGGATAAATTATTATAAAGCGTTTCCTTAATATTATTTATTCTTGATATTGGTACATCTTCAATGGTATCTGGCGGTTGTTCAGCATCAATAGGTATCGAGTGAAGAATCTTTAAACCTTTTATAAACCTAAATGCAGCATCTTTACTATTTTGCAGTTTGAACAGTACATTTCCCTTTTCCTTGTGACATAAAGCTAGTTCGACTTTTTTATTTGTGGGCCATTCATAGATATGTCCATCGAAAACTAAATCTACAAGTATTATGACTAAAGATACATCATTGTCGGAACATTTTAtaacaaatttagatttttctCCAACGTGCATTGTAAGTAAACAATTTTGAATAGACCTCCATAGATCCCCATCTGCATCTCCAATAGTTGTAATCGTgttaataatatctttaagagGAACATAATCTAATATAGTAATAGTGCATTTACTATTTTCATCCGGTTTATCCCCCCATTGTCCTTCTTCTATAATCTCTTTTTTAATACTATCGTTTAAATACTCATAAACCATTATTTTAACACTCAGATTCCGTATTAAACTTGTCAGCAAGAATTTCCAAAGTTAGAGCGTAATAGTCGTGGGCTGCTTTGTCGCTGGCCGCGATTGGGCTGGGTAATGCCAATTTGCAATCACTAAAATACTGCCCTGTCGTTCTATTAGACGTTAAAAGAAGATGGAGAGGTGTCTGCGCTCCTTGTTTGGGATTTTTGATGACTAATATTCGTATTGGCCACTGAAGAGCATACAACCATGGGTTGCTCAAGGGAGGGAAGTTTCTGAAAATTGAAGTTTCGACGTTTCCTGGATTTGCGGCGTTAATTATTACGTTGGTACCTGAAATTCAAAGAAAAAGTATATAATttacaataaaacatttttgttattGGTACCCCATCTTGCTTGTTTAAAGTAGGCCTCAACGTGTTTAAATTCAACTTTCAACGCTTTAAATCGTTtattccgattatagcgccatctatcaaaaattagacaaaaatattgccgataaaagttacttattttttgacaAGGAATCCAAATATGGAataaaaaaatcttcttctttttgtgtagacatgactgtttttcaatgtgcctccagtaagttgtcattccatctttatcgtggtcttcccactgatcgtcttcctattggggaaccgtctctcgacGTCCTTACTACTCTCTTTGTTGTCATTCgacttatgtggtcgttccattctactcttctctgtttttcacccagttgttaatgttgtccaccttgcatctccgtcgtatatctgcacttctagctctatcccatagtgtcttcccaagtagcacaataaaaacattttagttttattttaggtttataaaggttttattgtggtaaataagaagataatggttttaaagttaccttgtaggtATACTGCCCGAACTTTAAagctgttaagcatttgtcactagttttaaagtatctaataagagtaccaaataagactaattaatcttaatagataatttgtcttattctagttttaaaatggtttattctcagttcactttaaaactaatcagttttataaagaaattccggactgtttggtttcaTTAGATTCTTGTTTGTTGCCTTTTAGTTTTAAAGCAGcctaaagattctcctaatatgactaataaaacctagtattaaaactacttgatctcaagacgaTTATggcagtaaaacatatgccttaaaactatttttttagttgtctttaaagttgctttcttaaaagcaattagtaggctatattaaaataaaacgctcttaactgaatcaatttggttatcgtatagactaaactatgcttcttatTAGAAACACAAACTAAACCCTTTCATatccctcttctttcatgtccaaaatggtcggccatttgttttagagcgaaacagtggtgtagtgtgttgtaaaaagtggaattaCAGTTAGTATGCAAGAAATATGTTGCaaatacttaaaatataaacgaaccggtcattttaaaagaaaaatacaacacacagcactacgacgcgacgcctcgattttaggttagattcacatttaaaccgagtggcattattgacagcagcattaaaactaaacggttttaattccaaggaaACTTTGCTTTTATGTAGGTTATATGCTCTTGgcaaggtataaaataaaaccatttgatcttaaaaattctctgtcgatagaccaaatagttttatttggatttcgaccatattgctttctggagatgctgaatgCCATGATAGATtgcaatataaggcttacataaaaattataaataagcgacttaaagacataaattcgatttattttaacatttaaacattaaaattgtagataaaattaattttctttcacattaatatttttcggatttaaattgttttattatttttattctttaatcgccaaaagtcagaaattttagagcgcgtgagttatttagacctctttttgttaacattatcaataaagttgggtgcgcaagtgtttttctaccatgacagtccgaaataaccaagtactgtttattattttatgatTACAAATGCGTatgtacctatcataacacatgtaaaaatttgttggcctatatggagtatatgagtttaaataatcatttaatatggtaaatcgtctttaaaagtctccatttaagaaacctttttaagttttttaagaaaacaaagttttaaaaggtttttattttttggttttattgacctctttcagagtgggcccttttatgctgaaagcggttttattgcaaccttaaggtttacttaaaaaccaaatggttttaattttagttttattctacagttttaaagcatccttaaaagacttaataaacccgttcggtgctacttgggttaccatcgatttttcgaagtgttttcatctctgctgtttctagcattctttttgtcctttctgtatcaggtcatgtttctgccgcgtaggtatgtcattattggtctgatgactgttttgtaaattctgcctttcacttcttttccgatatttttatttcttcatattgtttcattcaagcaacctgcagctctgtttgctttattcacctgatcttccacttctttctttaaactccatgacttgttctctTATCTGatcctccagctctaatttatatCTTAGTAGATTTggtgttataaccatgcatttagtattttttggggaaattaacatgttaaattttctagcggttgtattaaattggtgcagcatacgttgtaaattatcttcactttgagagattagtattgcatcgtcggcatagcagattattttaagttgcttttctcccatttggtatcctttttttttgtttttactatttttattatttcatcaatGATCAGGTTCAATAATAAAGGACtcagggagtctccctgtcttatctcattgccagcttcaatttggtcagttagttcttcatctactttttgGTTCGTTATCGTCAcctttagcaaacagagatcgaaaatagtctgcccaagtttccttctgaatgtgtttagttttttttttagtacGTTCATCTCTTtcctttgtcctctgatcattctccatatttccttttgtgttccgtagacgTCGTGTTCCATCTGGTTTGAGAAGCTCTCTCAGTGTTACCTTTTTGTTTGTCTGACCAAAGTGTTCTGTTTCGTTTCTAATTCGTTTATACtcgttgtatgcctgttgtgttctgtattgtaaaagtgctttttcttttcttcacattttatcttcacttcctctcgaaaccatggggttttcttttttgatatattggtattcgttactttcctctctccaagtgattctgttgctgcggtaattatgtcattttttaatttctcccagctttcctcgatgttatcgttttctaatattcaattctcagcaatcttctctcatataaaaatgatataaaaatatgAAATGGGGTTTACATATAagattttaaagctttttttttttgtttttcgatccGAAGtaaatttcgcgaaatattcaaccGTCTTATTTTTTTTGGCACACCCGATATACTTACTCAATAATTTTTGTGATAATTCTTTAGTAAATAAATTGATCGCTAATTTGGACACTCCGTAGGCAATAAAGTTGTCTCTAAATTCTGTTTGGCATTTCGTTACTGCATTTAAATCATACACATTGACGAGTCGATGTGCTTCTGAAGAAATATTCACTATCCTCGCATGTACTGATCTTTTGAGCAAGTCCAACAGATGATGCGTCAAGATAAATGGACCTAAAAATAAGTAATCGCTATATATGCATACGACAAACGTCATTTATGGTGAGATGTATTTAAAAATACATCTCACCATATGACGAAGAGTGCAGATATATtaactaacaaaaaaatgaagcatttaAGAGACTCAAACAGTTCTAAGATTATGAAAATCTTAGAAAAGAAGGAAAGAGAAAAAACAATACGAACACTCTATaaacctaaacgaaattgttAACTACTACAATGAAAAAGACTCACGAAAATTCTACCAACGGATAAACAGTTGCAGAAAAGAATTCAAACCCAGAATAATAGCCTGTAAAGCTAGGGACGGCTCTATAATTAGTAACAAGGAACAGATGGACGAAACATTTTGAAGAACTGCTTAGTGGCAATCATGAAGATGGAGGGTCCCATGTTTCAAATGAATGAAGATAATCGACAGCCACTCTCCACCAAAGAAGAAATTAGAGAAGTCAtcttaaaattgaaaaataattctCCTGGTTCGGATAATCTTCCTGTCGAACTTTTCAAAAACGGCGGCAACACCCTCTTGAAATATATGCATAAACTGATAACTACAATCTGGCAACAGAAAGAAACACCCGCAGACTGGAAGTTGGGTGTACTGTGTCCACTACACAAAAAGGGAGGCATGATGGTGTGTGATAATTATAGAGGCAGTACTCTACTCAATATGGCATATAAAGTGTTGTCCAACGTATTGTACAAAAGACTCCTCCCCCTACGCGAACATATAGTATGAGGATATCAGTGCGGTTTCCGCcctaataaatcaacaacggacCAGATCTTTACAGTGAAGCAGATCCTTGAAAAAGCCCTAGAGTTCAGCCGCTCAGCGTCGACGCCCACCACATATTCGTAGACTTCAAAGCCGCATGAGTCAGTTAATAGAGTCTACTCAGTTAATACTTCAACTTGCTATGCTACAATTTCAAATACCGTTTCATCATGTCTAATTAACTCAACTTACACTCACAGgagcatggtaaaaatccaaAACGACTTCTCAATACCCTtcattgcaaaaatggactaagacagggtgatggactatcgtgtctcttGTTTAAtctggcattagaaaaaatagttTGAGACTCGAGAGTTCCAGattaatacgaatggtactatctttaacaaatcagtacacattgtcggatacgcagatgacatagacatcataggtaggtccacagaatctctgactaaagcatttcggtcgttaagagcattTACACAGAGTAAATATAAATGTTAATGTAAAGTATGTGATGAGCtatgcagagaattgttttctattctgactTCTGAAAACTATAAATATATAAATGAATAACACACCTAAATAGTTGGTTTGAAGAGTAATTTCAAATCCATCTTCTGTCAAATCTTGAGGGTGATAAAAAACTCCTGCGTTATTTACTAAAGCATAGATCTCAGTAAATTCTGTTTTCAAAGTTTCTGCAAACTTAACAATACTCGAGATTTTACAGAGATCTAATTCCTTgacaaatattttgatatttttactgTTTGAATATTTAAGAATGTACTTCTTGGCCTCCAATCCTTTATTAATATTTCTGCAAGCAAGAACCAGAGTAGCacctaaaaataatcaatagcaatatagCCACAACATAATATGTACTGCTTCAGCCAAGTTCCACTACAATATGTGCaacaatataataatttatttattaggggagtgcatatagattttcacttcggaaaaaatcaaacaagacagaactttttgtaatttcattaagaaatgtttaataaacaacatatcaaaaagttctactcgagaagtgggtgcttaattttttattaaacaaatgaactacgaaattagatgttttcttaaataactccgaaaatataaattttagaaaaaaactgacttggccatggaaaaattcagaaaattttacaaaaaaaccttatataaagaattttcgaaaattaaatctgtatcttctataattttttatttataacgctaaagtcacccttctcacaaacattggcgcactgtaaactaacgtacggcgaagtgcacggttgagttattttaatgtaattctttagctcatggatcaaatgaaattttacaaattgaacatgaaagaagaataattaagctatcttatggtcataatagaaagaaataaaatatatgggcataagtacggtgtgggcggaaagtgagccttacatgaattttgattaaaaatgatttaaaaatttgtaactaatacaatttttcttataaaactctcaattttgcacaccTTGCGtttcaatcatcttactaaatgatgtttcattcaaaaacaatctcaaaaatttaattcaaatgatatgacgtctcaaaaaatgtaatttttgaaatcttcatAGAATTACCACCagtttaagacggtattactcaagtttgaacacatctattacagttttataagtgcttttttaaatcttacgatgtaatctttaaaatgcactaaattattttactttagaaatgaaataaactatttatttttaagaaaattaagaaatataacaaaaatgtaataccaaaaccgaaaattaccagctaaaaaaatgtttatacaaagtgatcaaaacttttttctgtaaaacttacctaaaatacat contains:
- the LOC126887364 gene encoding tetratricopeptide repeat protein 9C-like — translated: MVYEYLNDSIKKEIIEEGQWGDKPDENSKCTITILDYVPLKDIINTITTIGDADGDLWRSIQNCLLTMHVGEKSKFVIKCSDNDVSLVIILVDLVFDGHIYEWPTNKKVELALCHKEKGNVLFKLQNSKDAAFRFIKGLKILHSIPIDAEQPPDTIEDVPISRINNIKETLYNNLSSCYFRNKMWEKVIPLGKKVLTYDPNNAKSLYRLGVAYENCRDFERSFDALSKLLQLEPDNKACCERLSIVKVELRKAEIRVNDMVKKMFPLS
- the LOC126887362 gene encoding retinol dehydrogenase 12-like, which codes for MWKYIAGSVVAGSVAYGLVKYFAGGVCHCTARLDGQVVVITGANSGIGKALGLELAQRGATLVLACRNINKGLEAKKYILKYSNSKNIKIFVKELDLCKISSIVKFAETLKTEFTEIYALVNNAGVFYHPQDLTEDGFEITLQTNYLGPFILTHHLLDLLKRSVHARIVNISSEAHRLVNVYDLNAVTKCQTEFRDNFIAYGVSKLAINLFTKELSQKLLSTNVIINAANPGNVETSIFRNFPPLSNPWLYALQWPIRILVIKNPKQGAQTPLHLLLTSNRTTGQYFSDCKLALPSPIAASDKAAHDYYALTLEILADKFNTESEC